atttactgataaaaaatttttgtatgtgttgatcgaaaaatattttcaatataaATGAGGTGAATCAAAGAAGTAAAGTTTAGTCTCTCGAGAAGATATGCGTGTGAGTATAAGGTTGGAGGTATTAAGCGCTGATTGGATTTCGATTGTGTGGTTGATCGAGTAAGCCAAATCGAATAGAAGTTTCGATTTGAAGAATTGAGTAAGGCCTTCGAAAAAGCTGATCGAATAGTTGTGGAAGCAGGAAAGTTCGTGGCTTTTATCACACGAGAAAAATATTGGAAATATCTACAATCACGCAGTGGGAACGGTTACCAAGAGTGATTGTATTTCAAAATATGTAAttcttcatttaattgtaattaattgtaatcAAATTAACCATTATGTAAGATAGTCTATAAATACTGTGAAGTATTAGGgaataagggttggaacttttACTCAGAAAAACACTCTAAGCATTCTCACATCCCAGCGAATCCCTGAGATTGCAATCAAGTTacattttctgtagggttccttccaccttCTTCTTTCAATTTAGTCTTTCTGTAAATTTAACTTTTCACTTAATTCTATTCATGAAGTGTTCTTTATGTTCTTCATCTAATTTATCTTTCTGCGTTTTCATTCCTTCTATTACAGtttctttaatttaattgaaGGCATTgttattgctttttcttttaatcttcATGCAAACCTATccattattatttgtttaattttcaaaattttaattttcaaaccgCATTTTATCattttacaaatttattttatttttactgtcAAAATTTGTCTAATCGAAGATGTtttgatgcacttttagaaaactggtactcgcatagaggagtaggttttgctcccaagccactagatatcgaaccaccatcgatttcgctaaaaatcgacaaaacaaattggcacgcccggtGGGACAGTTTTAAATCGAAGTGAgtcaaaacaaatattttttcagTAATTTCTTAGTGTATACGATTGCGAAGTGGGAAGAtcattcacatggctgatgaagtataaaatgtgaatggtggttcatCCACCAATAATAGCATACTAGTATCCATGCCACAAATCGATGTATCTTCACATTCGGAGAGTGCAATTGGAACTGAAAGTATAGCAGTTACGACTATTCAAACTGGAAATATTGGATGTAATATCGGTCGCGTGGTCTTGTACCACCATATCAACCTCCATTAACCGCTGGTTGGCTCCTTTATGGTCTTCCTGCTGGTTATACCCCACCGGTGGGTGGATTTATGCCACCTATTCGCTTTGGGAATCCAATGGAGTGAATAATATGCAAAACCCACAACAACACTCTGAATATTCTCGTGAGTATCATGTGGGCTCCACTTCGAATGCTGTAAATTCAACAGTAGTATATCAACAACAAGTAGAGGAAAGTCACCATGACTTGGTCAATTTGTTAACTCAGCAAATGACTACAATTCTGAATCCCATGATGGTTGATCATGAATCGAGATTCGAGCGTCTTGCTAGACAAGTCGAGAGGATTGCTCGAATCGTCGATTATGATGAAGGCGAGAGGCATAACGCTCGAGGAAATAATGAGGGGatggaaaatatttttcaaaatgaaaatcATATTCCAAATCGAGAAAATCCCCGCGTGGTTCGTCGAGTTAAAAATGTTGATGATGTTGTGCATGGTTTACGTGGTGATCGTCATCAAGTCACTCGAATTGTAGAAGAGGTTTTAAATCGGGTTGGATTGAATGTTGGTTTTATGAATCAACCACATTTTGTATCTACTTTCTCCCAAGTAGTTCAAATGGCTGAAGTGCCAAGAGgggtgaaaaatccaaaaataaccaCAAAATTTGCTGGAGAAGTTGGAGAGTCAACTACTGAGCATGTTACTCATTATTTGGTTGAGATTGGGAACCTAgctaatgatgaaaatttgaaaatgaaattttttccTTCATCATTGATGAAGAATGCATTCACTTGGTTTTCGAATCTTAGACCAAATTCGATTACAACATGGAATCAGTTAGAAACTGCCTTTCACGCTCAGTTTTATCGAGGGGAAATGAATGTAGCAGTTACTGATCTAGTAGCTTTGAAACGTGAAGATGGTGAATCCATCGATGACTATTTAATACATTCAAAAATGCTAGAAGTAGATGCTATGTGACATTACCTGAAAGTGAAATCATGAAAATAGCAACTATGGGGTTAGGATTCTATATGCGTAGGAAATTGCTTAACGTGCATATTCCTGATTTGGCTTATTTGGCTGAAAAGGTTCGGCAGACGGAGCttatgaaaaaggagaaagaaaaacataGGACTGAACAGAGGTCGAAGAGTAAACCGTTTACTCGAAATGAAAAGGTTGCCAATGTAACCATGAAATCCTCAGAAGAGGAAGTCGATTACAAAACAGAAGTCGATTTAGCTGAACTTAAGAAAGGTCCTCCATATGTTTGCTCTTTATTGAAAAAACTTCTTGGTAgtgaaaagtcgaatgattcaaaacttaaaggtgaaaagaaatatagttttgatatctcgaaatctgatcagattttcgatgtattgcttaaagataaacaattagTTTTGTCCGAGGGTGGAACATTACTTTCCATAAAAGATTTAAAAGGGAAGCCTTATTGTAAaattcaccaagcaacaagtAATTTGACTAACAGTTGTGTCCATTTCAGGGATTTGATTCAAGAGGTAATCATGGAAGGACGTTTAAAATTTGATGATGGCAAGAAGGAGATGAAGGTTGATGTAGATCCCTTCCAAACTGATGCCAGTTATGTGGAACCCTATTTTGGAGTGAATATGGTAGGGATGTCTTATGACTTTGATATGGCTCTTGATGACTTTGAGTCACAAGTGATATCTGTATACCCTAGAATAGGAGACGGTTTATTGGACTTCTTGGTTCAGCAAAAGATCAAAGACCAGAACGTATCTCTGTGTCCATGGTGcaatgctgtttttgatgctGAAGCAGCAGCAATCTTTGAAAAtgagagaatgaagaaagaatTGACTCATAGGGAGGAACAAGCACGTCAGAGGCAGCCAATTCGACGTGTAAAGGGCTCAAGTTCAAAAATCTCTCAACATGATGTGACTACACCTTTAAGTCGATCTCAGGCTATACGTGTTCAGTGGATTAGAAACTGTCAAAAATTCCAAAGGCGTGATCACCTGTATCGACGCAATCCTCAATGAGGGCATCGAACGCCGTCTCGAAATCAATATGCTTTCTATAGAGGGCGAGCCTGGGGATAcccaagaggaagaggaggaagaagaagtttCAATCAAGGTAAGAAACTTCAAATTGAGAAAGGAAATGAAACAAGCAAGGGGGCAACTCCCTCTGTGCATTCTCGGATTGTCTTTCCTTCTGACGGAGAGACTTATCCCAAGTAAATTCCATCGCCAACAAAGATGgaaaaagggaaggcaattgctcaGTCTTTTGAGGTTGATAAACATAAAGATGTTGATGTCGATGAGGAATACTTTGATGAAGGAGAAGATGACATGGTAGGAACAATTTCAATAATTCCTACTGAATACCTTGGAGAATGCGAAAGTAATCCAGATGAAGATTATGATCAAGAGGATGAAGAGGCTTTCTCTTTTATTCGCATAGAAGATGAGCCAGGTTTCTTTCCTCGCCCTACTGAGAGGTAAATGTCTCATCTGCGTCCCCTTCATATTGCTGCTGTTGTGAATGGGTTTAAAATAAACAAGGTGTTGATTGATGGTGGGGCAGCAATTAGTCTCTTGCCTGAAAGGATATTGGGAAAAGTAGGGAAACATTTTGATGAGTTGGTCCCTACAAATATTACTGTAACTGACTTTTGTGGAAATTCTATACCAGCAAGAGGGCTGGTTACCCTGACTGTGAAAGTAGGATCTTCGGAGAGGCATTCTGTATTTGTGGTAGTGCCATCGAAGGCTAGTTATAACACTTTATTAGGGAGATATTGGATCCATGGAGTAGGTGTTGTACTATCTACAGTGCATCAGAGCGTGCTTCTGTGGACTAAAAAGGCAAACCTGAAATTGTCAAAGCAGATTCGATTTTATATGTCGAACAAATGCATGTCGATTTTAGGATATATATAATCGTAAATTGAAGCCTTTGAATGTTGATCAATCTCTGAATTCGTATAATTGTGAAGGGTGTTATCTGACTTCGAAAAGACTTTCGGTGAAGTTGCGCTATCCAGATCTGCCCTTCGAACCGATGGGTTGGGATTGTctttcttgaagacctcgaaGGCTGAACTATGGACCAAGTTGAGGAAGTTTCCTACTACCTGGTAACTTttcataattatttaaataattttcaagttttagaaaataaagatgattcttctGATAAAGTTGAATCAGATAGGATTAGTAAATCTACTAGTTGTAGTATATTTGATTCGACACTTCCAGTTGAATTTAGTTATGATTTCCCTATTGCTTGTAATGAAACTAATGATGTGAGTCAGACAGCTGATTTAGTAGCAGAGGCTCATTGTGtagaaaataaatattcaaaGATCAAGTTTCTATTATTTCTAATGATGCTATTGATTTTACTTTCGATTGTATTTAAGATTTGGAGCCTTTGggatttgaaaaatattcaatCGAATATGATCATTATAAAGGATTCGAATATCAGGATCCTTTAGAGAAAATTAATTTGGGGACTCATGATGACGTTCaaattacatatatttgtaaAGATCTTGTTGATCCTTTTCGAACTGAGTTTTTCAATTTGTTACATGAGTTTAAGGATTGTTTCGCATGGGACAACCATGAAATTCCTGGTCTTGATCGTTCGTTAGTAGAATATCGATTAGCATTGAAATATAATGCTCGACCTGTGAAACAAACCCCAAGATGTTTTGCTCCTGAAATCAATGTGAAAATTAAGGAAGAAATAGAATGCTTGATCAAAGCAAAATTTATTCGAACTGCTCGATATGTGGAGTGGGTATTGAATGTTGTTTCGGTgatgaagaaaaatggaaaattaaGGGTATGTATCGACTCCCGCGATTTAAATAATGCTACCCCAAAAGATGAATATTTTATGCCAATTGCTGATATGTTAATCGATTCTGCAGCAGGAAATGAAATTCTTAGTTTCATAGACGGTTATTTTGGGTATAACCAAATTTTTATTGCGGAAGATGATGTAGCTAAAACTGCCTTCCGTTGTCCTAGAGCATTAGGTACATATGAGTGGGTggttatgccttttggtttgaaaaatgctGGCGCTTACATATCAGCGAGCAATGAATACTATTTTTCATGAGTTTATTGAAAAATTTATGGAAGTATATATCGATGACGTGATAGTCAAGTCGATTTCTGTGAGTCAACATATACATCATTTAGCAAGGCATTTCTAACTATGAGAAAGAAAGGATTAAAAATGAATCCTTTAAAATATGCTTTCGGGGTATCGGCTGGAAACTTCTTAGGTTTTGTTGTTCATAAAAAGGGGATAGCTATCGATAAAAATAAAGTATATGCAATATTAGCTTTGTCTGCCCCCAAATCGAAGAAAGAAGTACAATCGTTTTTgggtaaaataaattattttcgaagATTCA
The sequence above is drawn from the Arachis hypogaea cultivar Tifrunner chromosome 4, arahy.Tifrunner.gnm2.J5K5, whole genome shotgun sequence genome and encodes:
- the LOC140184186 gene encoding uncharacterized protein, which translates into the protein MSHLRPLHIAAVVNGFKINKVLIDGGAAISLLPERILGKVGKHFDELVPTNITVTDFCGNSIPARGLVTLTVKVGSSERHSVFVVVPSKASYNTLLGRYWIHGVGVVLSTVHQSVLLWTKKANLKLVLSDFEKTFGEVALSRSALRTDGLGLSFLKTSKAELWTKLRKFPTTCYDFPIACNETNDVSQTADLVAEAHCDPLEKINLGTHDDVQITYICKDLVDPFRTEFFNLLHEFKDCFAWDNHEIPGLDRSLVEYRLALKYNARPVKQTPRCFAPEINVKIKEEIECLIKAKFIRTARYVEWVLNVVSVMKKNGKLRVCIDSRDLNNATPKDEYFMPIADMLIDSAAGNEILSFIDGYFGYNQIFIAEDDVAKTAFRCPRALGTYEWVVMPFGLKNAGAYISASNEYYFS